The Paenibacillus sophorae genome has a segment encoding these proteins:
- a CDS encoding EscU/YscU/HrcU family type III secretion system export apparatus switch protein encodes MKDSSGELLNKMKKAVALKYVPGKTEAPVVVAKGQGNIAEAILQKAKENGVAVQEDAALVEVLSKLDLDQQIPPELYHLVAEILSYVYRSDAAAGTREWHERIE; translated from the coding sequence ATGAAAGATTCTTCCGGGGAACTCTTAAACAAGATGAAAAAAGCGGTAGCGCTCAAATACGTGCCGGGGAAGACCGAAGCTCCGGTCGTTGTCGCCAAGGGACAGGGAAACATTGCTGAAGCGATTTTACAGAAGGCAAAGGAAAACGGCGTTGCCGTCCAGGAGGATGCCGCATTAGTCGAGGTGCTTTCCAAACTTGATCTCGACCAGCAAATTCCACCCGAATTATATCACTTGGTAGCTGAAATATTAAGCTATGTCTACCGCAGTGATGCCGCCGCCGGAACCAGGGAATGGCATGAACGAATTGAATGA
- a CDS encoding DNRLRE domain-containing protein has protein sequence MDELDEISSIITVKNRLSNQMQGSFTLYRQEDNDLDSSIVIKQSNGDDLRSTITVKVSKDNDINSVIDVVYTKNSDIDGEIEAVAVQYLESYIEVRPHNQMFGKFELMSAPKVTKVLSPIADATTRSREDLHTINYGDTRSMLTGQSIDEEFGAFVQFADFTESIPDLKFIESAKLRLYYTNVTSGANIELHQPNTIWREMGVTDANKPFSTELLSDTFTINTIQRYVEFDVKDIAKRWQDGTLNNYGFIILTPDDTRYTFFTRESDYHPQLIVEYITSQIYSIGRSELESSIFVYGKGSSDISAKLTVDSDVGINNLESYLYVHKQQDFMYGDMIANIQISKPDLFSTMTIQRREFSDLDSSITVGVRSITEVNSAIGISNPYMDSWLTVDPNMSMPSIITVAKPTSEFLEGNITVNCPDFGVILSVSDYTKVQSNIDGKLTVRTSEVEETIDSFITTSQPDMNAYLVIRAIGDSGVDSQIEVPYYDNIDSKIGYSRPQIDATLTVKYTTEAEGYIYVKDKEYLDSIIDVKNISEMSGILMVKAVNQIDGELTVNNPELFGHLSPRVSGDNELTAEILIKKRNVGDLNSYISVRGQGNRNFVIIF, from the coding sequence GTGGATGAGTTAGATGAAATAAGTAGTATTATTACGGTAAAAAACAGGCTATCTAATCAAATGCAAGGTAGCTTTACTCTTTATCGTCAAGAGGATAACGATTTAGATAGTAGTATTGTAATAAAGCAAAGTAATGGTGATGATTTACGATCCACCATTACTGTTAAAGTAAGTAAAGATAATGATATAAACTCAGTTATCGATGTTGTGTACACCAAAAACAGTGATATTGACGGTGAAATTGAAGCTGTTGCCGTACAGTACTTGGAATCATACATAGAAGTTAGACCGCATAATCAAATGTTTGGCAAGTTTGAGTTGATGAGCGCACCAAAGGTTACAAAAGTCCTCTCTCCCATTGCAGATGCAACAACTAGAAGCAGAGAAGATTTACATACAATAAACTATGGCGATACACGTAGTATGTTGACTGGTCAAAGCATTGATGAGGAATTTGGAGCGTTTGTACAATTTGCAGACTTCACAGAATCGATTCCTGATCTAAAGTTTATTGAGAGTGCAAAGCTAAGGTTGTACTATACTAATGTTACAAGTGGGGCTAACATTGAGCTACACCAACCAAATACGATTTGGCGTGAAATGGGTGTAACTGATGCAAACAAGCCATTTTCAACAGAGCTTCTTAGCGACACTTTTACAATTAACACTATCCAAAGATATGTTGAGTTTGATGTTAAAGACATAGCCAAGAGATGGCAAGATGGTACTCTAAATAACTATGGTTTTATTATTTTAACACCTGATGATACTCGATATACATTCTTTACACGCGAATCAGATTACCATCCTCAGCTAATTGTAGAATACATAACCTCTCAAATATATAGCATTGGTCGAAGCGAGTTAGAATCCAGCATATTTGTATATGGTAAAGGTAGCAGTGATATATCTGCAAAATTAACCGTAGATAGTGATGTGGGAATAAATAACTTAGAGTCTTATTTATATGTGCATAAACAACAAGACTTTATGTATGGCGATATGATTGCCAATATTCAAATTTCTAAACCAGACTTGTTTTCGACAATGACCATCCAAAGAAGAGAATTTAGTGATTTAGATTCAAGTATCACAGTGGGCGTTCGAAGTATAACAGAAGTTAATTCAGCAATTGGTATCAGTAATCCATATATGGACTCATGGTTAACCGTTGATCCAAATATGTCTATGCCAAGTATTATTACAGTTGCCAAGCCAACCAGTGAATTTTTGGAAGGTAATATAACGGTTAATTGCCCAGATTTTGGCGTCATTCTCTCTGTTTCAGACTATACTAAAGTTCAAAGCAACATTGATGGAAAACTAACCGTAAGAACTTCTGAAGTAGAGGAAACTATTGATTCGTTTATCACCACGTCTCAACCAGACATGAATGCATACTTGGTAATCAGGGCAATTGGTGATAGCGGTGTAGATAGTCAAATCGAAGTTCCTTACTATGATAATATTGATTCTAAGATTGGCTATTCAAGACCTCAAATTGATGCAACCTTAACTGTTAAATATACTACGGAAGCCGAAGGTTATATTTATGTAAAAGACAAAGAATATTTAGATTCTATAATCGATGTTAAGAACATTAGTGAGATGTCTGGTATCTTGATGGTTAAAGCCGTTAATCAGATTGATGGCGAATTGACCGTTAATAACCCTGAATTATTTGGGCATTTATCTCCAAGAGTTTCAGGAGATAATGAATTAACAGCAGAGATTCTAATTAAGAAACGTAATGTTGGTGACTTAAACAGTTACATTAGCGTTAGAGGACAAGGAAACAGAAATTTTGTAATTATATTTTAA
- a CDS encoding DUF5659 domain-containing protein: MNKLYYTQSTNLAAYLVMNGFQIVTVYKENGKVTMYFDKTDALHDCVRKYNTEIELKQFISAFKKVKETIRF; encoded by the coding sequence ATGAACAAATTGTATTACACGCAAAGTACTAATTTGGCTGCTTACTTAGTGATGAATGGTTTTCAAATCGTAACTGTTTACAAGGAAAACGGAAAAGTGACTATGTATTTCGATAAAACCGATGCCCTGCATGACTGTGTAAGAAAGTACAACACAGAAATCGAACTGAAACAATTTATTTCTGCTTTTAAAAAAGTCAAAGAAACAATCAGATTTTAA
- a CDS encoding YifB family Mg chelatase-like AAA ATPase, whose product MYPIINIIGLPDSAIREAALRVRSAVRNCGFRYPQQRVTINLAPADLRKEGSAFDLAIAVGILTTSGQLVMPAARTTLMIGELALDGSLRPVTGVLPMIEAARKAGFGAVLLPRGNAAEAALIGGMLVYAVDHLRDLRGPEPQPSHTESIIEMEERKGTSEATETAGSANSDTAVELDDGTNSLPFPVTTSSGPSLSQPVMALSLEHLRYIAPVSFPSNTESAEAMQEDYSDVLGQHHVKRALTIAAAGMHNILLIGPPGTGKTMMIKRLPGILPALTDSEALEVTQIFSAAGKLKDAHRGLIRERPFRSPHHTISAAGLIGGGSVPKPGEVSLAHRGILFLDEMPEFTRSVLEVLRQPLEDHVVTISRARAAFTFPARFMLAASMNPCHCGFLGSGHPQQRCTCSAARIAQYRGRISGPLLDRIDLQVDVPRPREWDINGRSASLSTAEMRSSVEAAQAIQAERYRRLPISWNSELYGTSLRRYADPGPEGARMLHSLLENLGLSMRSYDRILKLSRTIADMDGADRISSAHIAEALQYRNLDKQPLEEE is encoded by the coding sequence ATGTATCCTATTATAAACATTATCGGGCTTCCCGACTCTGCCATACGCGAGGCGGCTCTTCGCGTCCGCTCAGCCGTGAGGAATTGCGGGTTCCGCTATCCGCAGCAGCGGGTTACCATTAATCTGGCCCCGGCCGATCTGCGCAAGGAAGGCTCTGCTTTTGATCTCGCGATCGCTGTCGGCATTCTGACGACAAGCGGTCAGCTTGTGATGCCAGCCGCGAGAACAACGCTAATGATCGGTGAGCTTGCGCTTGACGGCAGCCTCCGTCCGGTAACCGGCGTGCTGCCGATGATCGAGGCCGCCCGAAAGGCCGGTTTCGGGGCTGTGCTGCTGCCGCGCGGCAACGCGGCGGAAGCAGCCCTAATCGGCGGAATGCTGGTCTACGCTGTTGATCATTTGCGGGATCTGCGAGGACCGGAGCCGCAACCTTCGCATACTGAAAGTATCATTGAGATGGAAGAACGGAAAGGCACTTCTGAAGCCACCGAAACTGCAGGTTCAGCCAATTCCGATACGGCGGTTGAACTGGACGACGGAACGAACAGCCTGCCGTTTCCGGTAACGACAAGCAGCGGGCCAAGCCTGTCTCAGCCTGTAATGGCGCTTTCACTGGAGCATCTTCGTTATATTGCTCCCGTCAGCTTTCCCTCCAACACCGAATCTGCAGAAGCAATGCAAGAGGACTACAGCGATGTGCTGGGCCAGCATCATGTCAAACGGGCGCTCACCATTGCCGCCGCCGGAATGCATAACATCCTTCTTATTGGCCCGCCCGGCACGGGCAAGACGATGATGATCAAGCGGCTGCCCGGTATTCTGCCGGCCCTGACCGACAGCGAAGCGCTGGAGGTCACCCAAATATTCAGCGCCGCAGGCAAGCTGAAGGACGCTCACCGGGGACTGATTCGAGAGAGACCCTTCCGCTCGCCCCATCACACCATCTCCGCAGCGGGGTTGATTGGCGGCGGCAGCGTTCCAAAGCCGGGCGAGGTCAGTCTGGCGCATCGGGGCATTCTGTTCCTTGACGAGATGCCTGAATTCACACGCAGCGTGCTGGAAGTGCTGCGCCAGCCGCTGGAGGACCATGTCGTAACGATCAGCCGGGCAAGGGCCGCGTTTACCTTTCCAGCTAGATTTATGCTTGCCGCTTCAATGAATCCGTGCCACTGCGGCTTTCTGGGTAGCGGGCATCCCCAGCAGCGATGCACATGCAGCGCTGCGCGCATCGCTCAGTACCGTGGGCGGATCTCGGGGCCGCTGCTGGACCGCATCGACCTCCAGGTGGATGTGCCAAGGCCCAGAGAATGGGATATTAACGGACGAAGCGCCAGCCTGTCGACGGCGGAAATGCGCTCCAGTGTGGAAGCGGCTCAAGCCATTCAGGCTGAGCGCTACCGACGCCTGCCCATCTCCTGGAACAGCGAGCTTTACGGCACATCTCTTCGCCGTTACGCCGATCCCGGTCCCGAGGGCGCCCGAATGCTGCACTCACTGCTGGAGAACCTGGGACTAAGTATGCGTTCTTACGACCGCATTCTAAAGCTGTCCCGCACCATCGCCGACATGGACGGAGCGGACCGGATTTCATCCGCACACATTGCGGAGGCGCTGCAGTACCGCAACCTGGACAAGCAGCCCCTGGAGGAGGAATAG
- a CDS encoding YraN family protein, which yields MNELNELNGKAENYAKSEEAYYNRKQKGRAAEEAAVLYLSAKGYGIMERNWRCRTGEIDIIAEQGGRLVFVEVRSRSGTLVQGTPEESVDARKIDQVRRTAGVYMHANRQGERLVSFDVITVMLNRDLSIASLNHICEAF from the coding sequence ATGAACGAATTGAATGAGCTGAACGGAAAGGCGGAGAATTACGCCAAGAGCGAAGAAGCCTATTATAACCGTAAGCAAAAAGGCAGAGCAGCCGAAGAAGCAGCCGTGCTTTACCTTTCCGCCAAAGGCTATGGCATTATGGAGCGCAACTGGCGCTGCCGGACGGGAGAGATCGACATTATAGCCGAGCAGGGCGGCCGCCTGGTTTTTGTCGAAGTGCGCAGCCGAAGCGGAACTCTGGTGCAGGGAACGCCGGAGGAATCGGTAGATGCCCGCAAGATAGACCAGGTGCGGCGGACAGCGGGAGTTTATATGCATGCCAATCGTCAAGGCGAACGTCTCGTGTCTTTTGATGTCATTACCGTAATGTTAAACAGGGATTTAAGTATCGCTTCGCTCAATCATATTTGCGAGGCATTCTAA
- a CDS encoding M15 family metallopeptidase, giving the protein MLTLEQVISKNESMFKNLNPAIEFAARKLIEKSFNRGVLIKIVQGYRTKQEQDDLYAQGRTKQGTIVTKVKGGMSYHNYGIAIDFAILINDGKDVSWNCEADFDNDKMADWMEVVEEAKKLGFLWGGDWRNFKDRPHFEMPFGLDEKDYFNGKRPSDKQIQAQIEYIKSLDIGEVKKDEKKDNDEVQTVKIIRTKDNTVLEGFLKDGKGYFPVDLLIENGIKVSWDNANKKYYIS; this is encoded by the coding sequence ATGTTAACACTTGAACAAGTTATTTCAAAAAATGAATCCATGTTCAAAAATCTGAATCCAGCAATTGAATTTGCTGCCCGTAAACTTATCGAAAAGTCCTTTAACCGAGGAGTGCTTATTAAAATTGTCCAAGGTTATAGAACAAAACAAGAACAAGATGATTTGTACGCACAAGGAAGAACTAAACAGGGAACAATTGTAACCAAAGTTAAGGGTGGTATGAGTTACCACAACTACGGAATTGCTATTGATTTTGCAATTCTGATTAATGATGGTAAAGATGTTTCGTGGAATTGTGAAGCCGATTTTGATAATGATAAGATGGCTGACTGGATGGAAGTCGTAGAAGAGGCTAAGAAGTTAGGATTTCTTTGGGGTGGTGATTGGAGAAACTTTAAAGATCGTCCTCATTTTGAAATGCCATTTGGATTAGATGAGAAAGATTATTTTAATGGTAAGAGACCATCCGATAAGCAAATTCAAGCACAAATTGAATACATAAAGAGTTTGGATATTGGCGAGGTAAAGAAAGATGAGAAAAAGGATAATGATGAAGTGCAAACTGTAAAAATTATTCGTACCAAAGATAACACTGTACTTGAAGGATTCTTAAAAGATGGCAAGGGTTATTTTCCTGTTGACCTTTTAATCGAAAATGGAATTAAAGTATCTTGGGATAATGCAAACAAGAAATATTATATTAGCTAA
- a CDS encoding metallophosphoesterase: protein MTKVFFTSDHHFGHKAIIDYESRPFENAEQMNESMIASWNETVGKADQVFHLGDFSFLGKEGTSQILCRLNGYKTMVLGNHDRDRSRSWWLDAGFQEVSGNGIIYKDFFLLTHEPLYMNRHMPYVNIHGHIHGQKYEGINHFNVCVEHWNYKPVSFEAIMDALASQQEAIGNPPAES from the coding sequence ATGACAAAAGTCTTTTTCACGTCGGATCATCATTTTGGGCATAAAGCCATTATTGATTATGAATCCAGGCCGTTTGAGAATGCGGAGCAGATGAATGAATCGATGATTGCGAGCTGGAACGAAACGGTAGGCAAAGCGGATCAGGTATTTCATCTGGGGGATTTTTCATTTTTGGGCAAAGAGGGGACAAGCCAAATACTGTGCAGACTGAACGGTTACAAGACGATGGTTCTGGGCAACCATGACCGTGACCGTTCCCGCAGCTGGTGGCTGGATGCCGGATTTCAGGAAGTGAGCGGGAACGGCATTATTTATAAGGATTTTTTTCTGCTTACCCATGAGCCTTTGTACATGAATCGGCACATGCCTTACGTAAATATACACGGTCATATCCATGGGCAAAAGTACGAAGGGATCAATCATTTCAATGTTTGTGTGGAGCACTGGAATTATAAGCCGGTGTCATTTGAAGCCATTATGGATGCCTTGGCCTCGCAACAGGAAGCGATCGGGAACCCGCCGGCCGAAAGCTGA
- a CDS encoding phage holin family protein: protein MYWRQVAVDTYQHLRYYFTDVGSTIWGSIVGLFLFMIGEPNLAFYAIFTLFILDIVTRVFANARKYGGYINATKTGKIRSRLAVQGMVSKLFTYFVVLSIARMITYVIPISLLSEGLSSMILSVLLVVEIQSLFENLLDAKPDKNTRMLLNILLLKFRKEINKVSDVTDEEIASMDRNNDQTKTI, encoded by the coding sequence TTGTATTGGAGACAAGTAGCAGTAGATACATATCAACATTTAAGATATTACTTTACGGATGTGGGATCAACTATTTGGGGATCAATTGTTGGTCTCTTTTTATTTATGATTGGAGAACCGAACTTAGCGTTTTATGCAATATTTACCCTATTTATTTTAGATATTGTTACTAGGGTGTTTGCTAATGCGCGTAAATATGGAGGATATATTAATGCCACAAAAACGGGGAAAATTCGTTCTAGACTGGCTGTGCAAGGCATGGTCTCAAAACTTTTTACTTATTTTGTGGTGTTAAGTATCGCAAGAATGATTACATATGTTATTCCAATTTCACTATTAAGCGAAGGATTGTCGTCAATGATCCTATCTGTGCTTTTAGTGGTTGAGATACAATCACTATTTGAAAATTTGCTTGATGCGAAACCAGATAAAAACACTAGGATGTTACTCAATATACTCTTGTTGAAATTCAGGAAAGAAATAAATAAAGTTTCCGATGTTACAGATGAAGAAATTGCATCAATGGATAGAAATAATGACCAAACTAAAACAATTTAA